One part of the Neodiprion virginianus isolate iyNeoVirg1 chromosome 3, iyNeoVirg1.1, whole genome shotgun sequence genome encodes these proteins:
- the LOC124299965 gene encoding fatty acid synthase-like isoform X3 translates to MESGIIPPNINYNRPREEIEALMTGRIQVITEPTPWKGGYVGINSFGFGGGNAHVLLKSNPKEKVNNGAPNDDMPRLVVVSGRTEKAVTTLLNDLESRPVDVEYIGLFHNIHAEKISGHLYRGHTILPARGIAQNNMRDVRYYSGEKSPIWFVFSGMGCEWVGIGESWMKIPVFAAAIRKCDATLKPHGVDIIRILTNKDPKMFDNIINSRVGTAAIQIGLLDVLSSIGVIPDHLTSHLAGELGCAYADGCLTAEQTILAAYFGGLVLAESGAVCQSLAVVKLNAIKLRNICPPDVHIDCSNGSKNSIISGPNDSVTKFIAELRADNICVRGEARSSTIYQTSEVEAVRRKLLAHLRKIIPDPKPRSQKWLINTIARSNPKDSSNCLFSAEFYTSNLFTRTSIEGISHILPKNAVTIDIAPHNLLQAALLGSSSDKLTYIALTNRENVDNVDVLLDAIGKMYEIGLSPKLSELYPDVQYPVSRGTPMISPLIRWQHSEDWYVVRLQKQDRLKTGNRIIDVNLADEEFEWMSGHVIDGRNLVPATGYLALIWQTVAMMQGDQYMKVSVVFENVRFHRATTIPKDSAIRLQLMIHKGSGRFEVSEGDTSVVTGFIRVVSNAHQECVKTDVLVMKEEKFHLTSRDIYKELRLRGYQYSGMCRSLTGASLKGNRGRIAWHKNWAAFMDNMLQMQILSIDTRGLVVPTGIQKLVIDTKMHIQHLNSMPEDNKEFTVEAYKDLDIIVSGGIEIRGLRASAIARRRPAADPVVEKHAFVAHRDRAKTEMEVITCIATQIALENHFGIKIKTVELIDDVYDVSAENLISPLIQKVLNNLPLLQADLNVFAPLHKFSDDALTSDIKISCPKKLSTELNAALIVTHGLLSGRSPKMLKQIHTAMRDGSFMLARESLDSNIGVIRNTVHEYFHVILEKCTSSELIILLRKKEQRTGFTTVVRVSSDEFTWLEKLQAALKVENKRAGRTSERILLVSEGDLQSGLMGLVNCLRREPGGKIIQGLLIQDLEAPEFSLENSFYSEQLDLGLALNVLRPGELWGSYRFFPMEPLISKPVYHASLSQTTRGDLRSVQWIEGMIQPSNQNTDIVQVHYSSINFRDVMLLTGKLAPEVVTSERMLQDHVYGLEFSGRDINGRAVMGLTEAGAFANLCVCDKDLLWPIPDNWSLEDAATVPVVYATAYHALMLSGKMEKTDKVLIHAGSGGVGQAAIALALHKGCEVFTTVGTPRKREFIKNQFPQIDDEHIGNSRDTSFEQLVLRKTQGQGVDIVLNSLAEEKLQASVRCLATGGRFLEIGKFDLAANNPLGMEAFLKGISFHGILLDNLFNGCPDEKKIIWAMLTEGMKDGAVKPLVRTVFPMNQVETALRYMAGGKHIGKVIIKIRDQDEGSQSLLPLALPRYYCSDNGSYLILGGLGGFGLELADWLVLRGAKKLVFTSRKGVSSGYQRMRINLWQKYGVKVVILVGKDASTHEGCEAILKEAASLGPVHAIFNLAVVLKDALYENQTVESFEESFRVKAWATRQMDQLSRTLCPQLRQFVVFSSVSCGRGNAGQTNYGMANSIMERICENRVAEKLPGLAVQWGAVGDVGLVAEMQEDNKEIIIGGTLQQRILSCLQELDGFLNQDSPVVSSMVVAEKKFGGAKADILATVVEIMGLKDLKTVSLQTPLAELGMDSMMAVEIKQTLEREFEVFLNAADIRGLNFAKLQEMSLKKVKGSEEDKGSESKTDEILTGMQILIQNLGTVELNRNVCVPLVTNGKEGEEVFIIPGIEGTYPVLQSLAVKLKSRTTCLQLGLNSSNLTSIESLADYLMPHFQARYKGSHNFVIAGYSFGTLVAIELARRLESEGLSGRLVLIDGSPDHMKALCNQHLILDNEAELQSILLLELMDAISPSIRAKLAVDLQKCITWEEKLTAFTNNVPTDKNLKFTVEEQQAMCSSFYNRIKAILNYNFSVSPCLNTPITLIRPQIQSVRTISEDYGLGSITCKKVEVCYAAGDHVTMLNDDICAHAIDVNCFKDNAICESNEALQ, encoded by the exons ATGGAGAGTGGAATCATCCCGccaaatataaattataatcgtCCCCGCGAAGAAATCGAAGCATTGATGACTGGTCGCATCCAAGTTATAACCGAACCGACGCCATGGAAGGGCGGTTACGTTGGTATAAACTCTTTTGGCTTTGGTGGTGGAAACGCACACGTTTTGCTGAAATCAAATCCGAAAGAGAAAGTCAATAATGGTGCACCTAATGACGACATGCCGAGACTCGTTGTTGTATCTGGACGGACGGAAAAAGCTGTTACAACTTTGTTGAATGAT CTTGAAAGCAGACCAGTGGATGTGGAATATATCGGTCTCTTTCACAACATACATGCCGAAAAGATTTCTGGTCATTTATACCGAGGTCATACTATACTGCCAGCCCGTGGCATAGCTCAGAACAACATGCGAGATGTGCGATATTACTCTGGTGAAAAGTCACCGATATGGTTCGTGTTCTCTGGAATGGGATGTGAATGGGTTGGGATCG GTGAAAGTTGGATGAAAATTCCGGTATTTGCGGCGGCCATCCGAAAGTGTGACGCCACTCTCAAGCCTCACGGTGTTGATATTATCCGGATTTTGACCAACAAAGATCCAAAAATGTTTGATAATATTATCAACTCGCGTGTTGGCACTGCAGCAATCCAG ATTGGTCTATTAGACGTACTGTCATCGATAGGAGTTATACCAGATCATCTTACTAGCCACCTAGCGGGAGAGTTAGGCTGTGCGTACGCTGATGGTTGTCTGACCGCGGAACAGACAATCTTAGCAGCATACTTTGGTGGTTTGGTCTTGGCAGAATCTGGAGCAGTTTGTCAAAGCCTGGCAGTTGTGAAACTGAATGCCATAAAGCTGCGGAATATTTGTCCACCTGATGTACATATCGATTGCTCTAATGgttcaaaaaattctataatCAGTGGACCCAACGACTCGGTGACGAAATTCATTGCGGAATTACGG GCTGATAACATTTGTGTCAGAGGCGAAGCTCGCAGCAGCACGATATACCAAACTAGTGAAGTGGAAGCAGTGCGCCGAAAATTATTAGCTCATTTGAGAAAGATCATTCCGGACCCAAAACCTCGTAGCCAGAAATGGCTGATTAACACCATCGCACGGAGTAACCCGAAAGACAGTTCAAACTGCTTATTTTCGGCTGAGTTCTACACAAGCAATTTGTTTACTCGTACTTCGATTGAAGGAATATCCCATATCTTACCGAAGAATGCGGTAACCATTGACATAGCACCACATAATCTGCTTCAAGCCGCTTTACTTGGATCCTCAAGTGACAAATTGACGTATATCGCTTTAACGAACCGTGAAAATGTTGATAACGTCGACGTTTTACTTGATGCTATTGGAAAAATGTACGAAATTGGATTATCTCCCAAATTGAGTGAATTATATCCAGATGTTCAATATCCAGTTAGTCGAGGAACTCCCATGATTTCTCCACTGATACGTTGGCAACACTCGGAAGACTGGTACGTAGTTCGTTTGCAGAAACAAGACAGACTCAAAACTGGGAACAGAATTATTGACGTCAACCTGGCTGATGAGGAGTTTGAGTGGATGTCAGGACACGTTATCGATGGAAGAAACTTGGTTCCTGCAACTGGCTACCTAGCACTAATTTGGCAAACTGTGGCAATGATGCAAGGAGATCAGTATATGAAAGTCTCGGTAGTTTTTGAAAACGTAAGATTTCACCGAGCTACTACAATCCCAAAAGATAGTGCCATTAGGCTGCAACTGATGATTCACAAAG GGTCAGGCAGATTTGAAGTTTCCGAAGGTGATACCAGTGTTGTGACTGGCTTTATTCGAGTAGTTTCAAACGCACATCAAGAATGCGTCAAAACTGATGTTCTTGTGATGAAAGAGGAAAAGTTTCATCTAACTAGTAGAGATATCTACAAGGAGTTGCGCCTCAGAGGCTATCAGTATTCAGGAATGTGTCGGAGTCTCACTGGAGCATCCTTAAAAGGAAACAGGGGTCGGATAGCCTGGCACAAGAACTGGGCAGCTTTTATGGACAACATGCTCCAAATGCAAATCCTTTCAATTGACACCCGAGGACTAGTCGTTCCTACGGGTATTCAAAAACTAGTAATAGACACAAAGATGCATATACAACATCTGAATTCAATGCCTGAAGACAACAAAG AATTCACAGTAGAGGCTTACAAAGATTTGGACATCATTGTATCTGGTGGAATAGAAATACGAGGACTAAGAGCCAGTGCCATAGCTCGCAGAAGACCAGCCGCAGATCCTGTTGTCGAAAAACATGCGTTTGTAGCGCATCGCGACCGAGCTAAGACGGAAATGGAAGTGATTACTTGCATCGCTACACAGATAGCTCTTGAAAACCATTTTGGcatcaaaataaaaacagtcgAACTGATAGATGACGTTTATGACGTATCtgctgaaaatttgatatctcCTTTGATACAAAAAGTTTTAAATAACTTACCTTTACTTCAAGCGGACTTGAATGTCTTCGCACCACTGCACAAGTTTTCTGATGATGCCTTAACTTCGGATATCAAAATTTCTTGCccaaaaaaattgtccacTGAACTAAATGCTGCTCTCATTGTCACCCACGGACTTCTTTCAGGTAGAAGTCCAAAAATGCTGAAACAAATTCATACAGCAATGAGAGATGGAAGCTTTATGCTGGCTAGAGAGTCGCTAGACAGTAACATTGGCGTTATTCGAAATACGGTGCATGAATACTTCCACGTCATTCTAGAGAAATGTACATCAAGTGAACTGATAATTTTACTTCGTAAAAAAGAACAGCGGACAGGATTCACTACCGTTGTCAGAGTCAGCAGTGATGAATTCACCTGGCTTGAAAAGCTACAGGCTGCGTTGAAGGTAGAAAACAAAAGGGCTGGTCGTACCTCTGAACGAATACTACTTGTCAGCGAGGGAGATTTGCAGAGTGGACTTATGGGATTAGTCAATTGTTTGCGAAGAGAACCAGGTGGTAAAATCATTCAAGGTTTATTAATTCAAGATTTGGAAGCTCCGGAATTCTCTCTAGAAAATTCATTCTATTCCGAACAATTGGATTTGGGTTTAGCCCTGAATGTTCTGCGTCCTGGGGAACTGTGGGGGTCTTATCGGTTTTTCCCCATGGAACCGTTGATATCAAAACCCGTCTATCACGCCAGCCTCAGCCAGACTACGCGTGGCGATTTACGCTCAGTCCAATGGATCGAAGGTATGATTCAGCCCAGTAACCAAAACACGGACATCGTCCAAGTGCATTATTCGTCGATAAACTTTCGCGATGTTATGCTACTCACTGGGAAACTAGCACCTGAGGTTGTCACTAGCGAAAGGATGTTACAAGACCACGTATATGGATTGGAATTTTCCGGAAGAGATATAAACGGTCGCGCCGTTATGGGATTGACTGAAGCTGGAGCTTTCGCAAATCTGTGTGTGTGCGACAAAGACCTTCTTTGGCCCATTCCAGATAACTGGAGTTTGGAAGATGCAGCTACGGTTCCAGTTGTTTATGCAACAGCCTACCATGCGCTCATGTTAAGCGGTAAGATGGAAAAAACGGATAAGGTGTTGATACACGCCGGAAGTGGTGGGGTCGGACAGGCAGCCATAGCGCTGGCACTTCACAAGGGCTGTGAAGTTTTCACAACTGTCGGTACGCCAAGAAAACGAGAATTTATCAAGAACCAGTTCCCGCAAATCGATGACGAACATATTGGGAATTCACGAGACACAAGTTTCGAGCAATTGGTTTTGCGGAAAACGCAAGGACAAGGAGTGGATATCGTACTAAATTCTTTAGCAGAGGAAAAGTTACAAGCGTCCGTTCGTTGTTTAGCAACAGGCGGAAGATTTCTGGAAATCGGAAAATTTGATCTTGCGGCCAACAATCCTCTTGGCATGGAAGCTTTTCTAAAGGGTATTAGTTTTCATGGAATCCTCttggataatttatttaatggTTGTCCCGATGAGAAAAAGATAATATGGGCCATGCTGACTGAGGGCATGAAGGATGGCGCTGTAAAACCACTCGTCCGGACCGTGTTTCCAATGAACCAGGTTGAGACAGCGCTTAGATATATGGCAGGCGGAAAACATATTGGCAAG GTGATAATCAAAATTCGTGACCAAGACGAAGGATCTCAGTCTCTTCTACCTCTGGCTCTTCCTCGTTACTACTGCTCGGATAATGGCAGTTATCTGATTCTTGGTGGTCTGGGTGGTTTCGGCCTTGAGCTAGCCGATTGGCTCGTACTTCGTGGAGCAAAGAAACTAGTCTTCACATCTCGAAAAGGAGTCAGTTCTGGATATCAACGTATGAGAATTAACCTTTGGCAAAAGTACGGAGTAAAGGTCGTCATCTTAGTGGGAAAAGATGCCTCGACACACGAGGGATGCGAAGCTATTTTGAAAGAAGCAGCGTCACTTGGACCGGTTCACGCAATTTTCAACTTGGCTGTTGTACTTAAAGACGCCCTTTACGAAAATCAGACAGTGGAATCATTCGAAGAATCTTTCAGAGTCAAGGCTTGGGCTACAAGGCAGATGGATCAATTATCGAGAACGTTGTGCCCGCAACTCAGGCAATTCGTAGTATTTTCATCGGTATCTTGCGGCAGAGGTAATGCAGGTCAAACGAACTACGGAATGGCCAACTCCATTATGGAAAGAATATGCGAAAACCGAGTAGCAGAGAAGTTGCCTGGCTTGGCCGTACAATGGGGAGCCGTCGGTGATGTCGGACTCGTTGCTGAAATGCAGGAAGATAACAAGGAAATTATTATCGGCGGTACCCTGCAACAAAGAATATTGTCTTGTCTGCAAGAACTCGATGGTTTTTTGAATCAAGATTCTCCTGTAGTGTCGAGTATGGTAGTTGCTGAGAAAAAGTTTGGTGGCGCTAAGGCAGACATTCTTGCCACAGTCGTAGAAATAATGG GACTCAAAGACCTCAAAACAGTTAGTCTGCAAACACCGTTGGCTGAACTTGGGATGGATTCAATGATGGCAGTTGAAATTAAACAGACGTTAGAACGTGAATTTGAAGTATTTCTGAACGCGGCGGACATTCGTGGTctcaattttgcaaaattgcaGGAAATGTCTTTGAAAAAGGTGAAGGGAAGCGAGGAAGATAAAGGGTCAGAGTCCAAAACCGATGAGATCTTGACAGGCATGCAAATACTTATCCAAAATCTGGGCACCGTTGAACTGAACAGAAATGTCTGTGTGCCACTAGTAACAAACggaaaagaaggagaagaagtcTTCATCATACCAGGAATTGAAGGAACGTACCCTGTACTACAATCGTTGGctgttaaattaaaatcacgAACAACATGTTTGCAGCTCGGATTGAATTCTTCGAATTTGACGTCTATTGAGAGCTTGGCGGACTATTTAATGCCT CATTTTCAAGCAAGGTATAAGGGTAGCCACAACTTTGTGATCGCTGGATACTCTTTTGGAACATTAGTGGCCATTGAGCTTGCTAGACGTTTGGAGTCCGAAGGCCTCAGCGGTCGTCTCGTATTGATCGATGGTTCACCTGACCACATGAAGGCACTGTGTAATCAACACCTAATCTTAGATAATGAGGCGGAGTTACAATCTATTTTGTTGCTGGAATTGATGGATGCGATCAGTCCATCCATTAGGGCAAAG CTAGCGGTAGATTTACAAAAGTGCATTACCTGGGAAGAAAAGTTGACAGCGTTCACAAATAATGTACCTacggataaaaatttgaaattcacggTAGAAGAGCAACAGGCCATGTGCTCATCTTTCTACAATCGTATCAAAGCTATCTTGAATTACAACTTTTCAGTATCGCCATGCCTTAATACACCAATAACCTTAATCAGACCTCAGATTCAGTCCGTTCGTACAATATCCGAAGATTACGGGCT